One region of Oryza glaberrima chromosome 7, OglaRS2, whole genome shotgun sequence genomic DNA includes:
- the LOC127778472 gene encoding uncharacterized protein LOC127778472, protein MSQTQCSKVVRGRGRNKRKWTADEDEELVKALCEVSLDPRFKVEGGGFKNCYSQGIENILAQRLPGRGIRSSPHVDSRLKVLKRKYYAIKDMLALPRFSWDGMRKMIQCEKELYDAHCKDHPRAKSLYGIPFPYFDTFDVIYGKDRTGREEEELSDEVVADTENENTDEVGDEDGDKDRESAGPSGRSLDVASSCKRQKKHSNGTKRSRTESNFPSPRMLKDVHSHFQNSIQHVSTMATAMELFKDVHNHFQNVVQHANAMATAMEMFRDAHDHFQGAVQSVSSAASAIERFKDAHDRFQNITHHGSMVAAVMECGTDHTQEKKMCEEPQQKAKVTAIAEIQKLGLTGSEVVFAASIFAKEPNQMEMFLALPEIYKRDYIVQMLNGGQSLRY, encoded by the exons ATGAGTCAAACTCAGTGCTCCAAAGTTGTGCGTGGCAGAGGCAGGAACAAAAGGAAATGGACAGCCGATGAAGATGAGGAGCTTGTCAAAGCATTGTGCGAGGTTTCTCTTGATCCTAGATTTAAGGTCGAAGGAGGGGGATTCAAGAACTGTTATTCTCAAGGGATAGAGAACATTCTTGCGCAAAGGCTGCCAGGCCGTGGTATTAGATCCAGTCCTCATGTCGATTCTCGGTTAAAAGTGCTGAAGAGGAAGTATTATGCGATCAAAGATATGTTAGCGTTGCCCAGGTTCTCGTGGGACGGCATGCGGAAGATGATTCAGTGTGAAAAAGAGTTATATGATGCTCATTGCAAA GATCATCCTAGAGCCAAGAGTTTGTATGGTATCCCATTTCCATATTTTGATACATTTGATGTAATATATGGCAAGGACAGAACAggcagagaggaggaggaattgTCCGATGAAGTGGTTGCTGACACGGAGAATGAAAACACAGACGAGGTCGGAGATGAGGATGGGGACAAGGATAGGGAATCCGCAGGGCCATCTGGTCGCTCCTTGGATGTGGCATCAAGCTGTAAGAGGCAAAAGAAACATAGTAATGGCACGAAAAGGAGTAGGACTGAATCAAACTTTCCTTCTCCAAGGATGCTTAAGGATGTGCATAGCCACTTTCAGAATTCCATTCAACATGTCAGCACCATGGCGACAGCAATGGAGTTGTTCAAGGATGTGCACAATCACTTCCAAAATGTTGTTCAGCATGCCAATGCGATGGCCACGGCAATGGAGATGTTCAGGGATGCACATGATCACTTCCAGGGTGCTGTGCAGAGTGTCAGCAGCGCAGCATCAGCCATCGAACGGTTCAAAGACGCACATGATCGTTTTCAGAATATCACTCACCATGGAAGCATGGTAGCAGCAGTGATGGAATGTGGTACCGATCATACACAAGAGAAGAAGATGTGCGAGGAACCCCAACAAAAGGCCAAAGTGACAGCTATAGCTGAAATTCAAAAGCTTGGCCTTACTGGAAGCGAGGTGGTCTTCGCAGCAAGTATTTTCGCAAAGGAACCAAACCAAATGGAGATGTTTTTAGCACTCCCAGAAATCTATAAGAGGGACTACATAGTCCAAATGCTCAACG GTGGGCAATCTCTCCGGTATTAG